One region of Pyramidobacter sp. YE332 genomic DNA includes:
- a CDS encoding DMT family transporter, whose amino-acid sequence MRSRSVIYLALAAGVFMLSASGVFAKVARAPAGVIAFYRLFFATLALLPWLLSHKNDRRELRSLSPIQYAEGALAGFFLAVHYVMWFESLRYTSVASSTVLAALQPLFSVIWGRLFLGERLGARALTGGAIAIVGSAVVGWSDFSVSSQSLWGDLLALVSGGVISLYFFCGQILRRRMGAVPYSVLSYGSSSAVLALYALFMGHPFTGYAPGTWGAFLGLALISTIGGQMVFNVLLKWITATTVTMGILGEPVGTCFLAWLFLGETLSARQAAGIAVILAGLALFFAAQRQSQAERA is encoded by the coding sequence GTGAGATCTCGTTCCGTCATTTATCTGGCGCTGGCAGCCGGCGTGTTCATGTTGTCCGCGTCGGGCGTTTTCGCCAAGGTCGCCCGCGCGCCGGCGGGCGTCATCGCCTTCTACCGGCTCTTTTTCGCCACGCTGGCGCTGCTGCCGTGGCTGTTGAGCCACAAAAACGACCGGCGCGAGCTGCGCTCGCTCTCTCCGATTCAATATGCGGAAGGCGCGCTGGCCGGTTTTTTCCTCGCCGTTCATTACGTGATGTGGTTCGAGTCGCTGCGCTACACGTCGGTCGCCAGCTCCACCGTGCTGGCGGCGCTGCAGCCGCTGTTTTCGGTGATCTGGGGGCGGCTGTTCCTCGGCGAAAGGCTGGGCGCCCGCGCGCTGACCGGCGGCGCGATCGCCATCGTCGGCTCGGCGGTCGTGGGCTGGAGCGATTTCAGCGTCAGCAGCCAGTCGCTGTGGGGCGACCTGCTGGCGCTCGTTTCCGGCGGCGTCATCAGTCTGTACTTCTTCTGCGGGCAGATCCTGCGCCGCCGCATGGGGGCTGTGCCCTATTCGGTGCTCAGCTACGGCAGCAGTTCGGCCGTGCTGGCGCTTTACGCGCTCTTCATGGGGCATCCGTTCACCGGCTACGCGCCCGGCACGTGGGGCGCGTTCCTCGGTCTGGCGCTGATTTCGACGATCGGCGGGCAGATGGTGTTCAACGTGCTGCTCAAGTGGATCACGGCCACCACCGTCACCATGGGGATCCTCGGCGAACCGGTGGGCACCTGCTTCCTCGCCTGGCTGTTCCTCGGCGAAACGCTCTCGGCGCGGCAGGCCGCAGGCATCGCCGTCATCCTCGCCGGGCTGGCGCTGTTCTTCGCCGCGCAGAGACAATCGCAGGCGGAGCGCGCGTGA
- a CDS encoding M20/M25/M40 family metallo-hydrolase, with the protein MRALEKKIYDYLEAHREDIVADLAALARAESPTGDKAAADACARLLASLYKDRLGVATQFVPQTEVGDHLVTEIGSGDRTLLIVGHYDTVHPLGTVPVRREGDVLYGPGVVDMKGGDISVIWALKALQELGVKLDKKVLVVNNSDEETGSFHSRPLLLEKAKEAYACIVAEPAVAKTGLIKVSRKGGGQILIKCWGKAAHSGNDPRGGVNANIELAHQILFAESRSDYGPGGSTFSANVIRGGTADNVVCDYAEAVVDWRMCVPEEVERGRAVFAGRGAVLPGARVEFEIRLSHPPLAECEGNRKLFALLQQVGTDLDMELEASPMVGGCSDGNDISAAGVPTIDGMGVVGDFMHNPQEQVYLDQLVPRVAMMASFISRV; encoded by the coding sequence ATGAGAGCTCTGGAAAAGAAAATTTACGATTATCTCGAAGCGCACAGGGAAGACATCGTCGCCGACCTCGCCGCGCTCGCCCGCGCCGAATCGCCGACCGGGGACAAGGCGGCCGCCGACGCGTGCGCGCGGCTGCTTGCCTCGCTCTACAAAGACCGCCTCGGCGTCGCGACGCAGTTCGTGCCGCAGACGGAAGTGGGCGACCATCTCGTCACCGAGATCGGCTCGGGCGACCGCACGCTGCTGATCGTCGGCCACTACGACACGGTCCACCCTTTGGGAACGGTGCCGGTGCGCCGCGAAGGCGACGTCCTCTACGGCCCCGGGGTGGTCGACATGAAGGGCGGCGACATCTCCGTGATCTGGGCGCTAAAAGCGCTTCAGGAGCTGGGCGTGAAGCTGGACAAGAAAGTTCTGGTCGTCAACAACTCCGACGAGGAAACGGGATCGTTCCATTCCCGTCCGCTGCTGCTGGAAAAGGCGAAAGAGGCTTACGCCTGCATCGTCGCCGAGCCGGCCGTGGCGAAAACCGGCCTGATCAAGGTCAGCCGCAAGGGCGGCGGCCAGATCCTCATCAAATGCTGGGGCAAGGCGGCCCACTCCGGCAACGATCCGCGGGGCGGCGTCAACGCCAATATCGAGCTGGCGCATCAGATCCTCTTCGCCGAGAGCCGGTCGGATTACGGCCCCGGCGGCAGCACGTTCAGCGCCAACGTGATCCGCGGCGGAACCGCGGACAACGTGGTCTGCGATTACGCCGAAGCGGTCGTGGACTGGCGCATGTGCGTGCCCGAGGAAGTCGAACGCGGCCGCGCCGTTTTCGCCGGGCGCGGGGCCGTGCTGCCCGGCGCGCGCGTGGAGTTCGAGATCAGACTGTCTCACCCGCCGCTGGCCGAGTGCGAGGGCAACCGAAAGCTCTTCGCGCTGCTTCAACAGGTCGGCACCGACCTCGACATGGAACTCGAGGCGTCGCCCATGGTGGGCGGCTGCTCGGACGGCAACGACATTTCCGCCGCCGGCGTGCCCACCATCGACGGCATGGGCGTGGTCGGCGACTTCATGCACAACCCGCAGGAGCAGGTCTATCTCGACCAGCTCGTGCCCCGCGTGGCCATGATGGCGTCGTTCATCAGCCGCGTATGA
- a CDS encoding GNAT family N-acetyltransferase, whose product MKYFRKTTLRNGSLCVLRSAAAEDAAALLEQRRCAAVETDFMLRYSDEIAVDVEAQRRSIEASEVSPTELLLIAEVDGVLTASAGFAPPVPCEKCRHRASAGLCVLRASWGWGIGSLLMESLLECARAAQFEQLELDVVTGNERAVAMYQRFGFVTYGVREKAFRLRGGGYQSLYLMALEL is encoded by the coding sequence ATGAAATATTTTCGTAAAACAACGCTGAGAAACGGAAGCCTCTGCGTTCTGCGCAGCGCGGCCGCCGAAGATGCCGCCGCGTTGCTGGAGCAGCGCCGGTGCGCCGCGGTGGAAACAGACTTCATGTTGCGCTACTCCGACGAGATCGCCGTCGACGTCGAAGCGCAGCGGCGTTCTATCGAAGCGTCGGAGGTCAGTCCCACGGAATTGCTGCTGATAGCCGAAGTCGACGGCGTGCTGACTGCCAGCGCCGGTTTTGCTCCGCCCGTTCCCTGCGAAAAATGCCGTCATCGCGCCAGCGCGGGATTGTGCGTGCTTCGCGCCTCTTGGGGGTGGGGAATCGGCTCCCTGCTCATGGAATCACTGCTCGAGTGTGCCCGCGCGGCCCAGTTCGAACAACTGGAACTGGACGTAGTAACGGGTAACGAGCGAGCCGTCGCGATGTACCAGCGCTTCGGCTTCGTTACGTATGGCGTGCGCGAGAAAGCTTTCCGTTTGCGTGGCGGCGGGTACCAGTCTTTGTATCTGATGGCTCTCGAGCTTTAA
- a CDS encoding MmcQ/YjbR family DNA-binding protein, giving the protein MTLESEIFQRRRPDFSRFEAAGLKKDGREWRCSRVFMDGQFRADIRVDAKGEVRGRVYDLDTGDEYLAVHIPSQSGAFVASVRQAYADVLRELAQQCFTAHDFVADQSNRVAALIRERFGDPPEFPWQSDSSAVFREPRTRKWYGVIMRIGRDKLEPGKDGEVDVLNVKADAADVPALLKERGVFRCYHMNKKYWVTVALDDSLGDGRVMELIEASHAFAARGSGKSSAALSDGAWLVPANYRYYDVEKGFAENPVHTWKQTARVRPGDLVYLYIGSPVSAIYCKCRALETDIPYDYDDGAVRMSRVMRLAMLRRYGRELLPMALMKKFGVRAVRSARRMPEALRREIDRLEAEDPEAPSAAGKKPKRPPKTRRAK; this is encoded by the coding sequence ATGACACTCGAGAGCGAGATCTTCCAGCGGCGGCGGCCCGACTTTTCCCGCTTCGAGGCCGCCGGCCTGAAGAAAGACGGGCGGGAGTGGCGTTGTTCGCGCGTCTTCATGGACGGGCAGTTCCGCGCCGACATCCGCGTCGACGCCAAAGGCGAGGTGCGCGGGCGCGTCTACGACCTCGACACCGGCGACGAATACCTGGCCGTGCACATCCCCAGCCAGTCGGGAGCTTTCGTGGCCTCGGTGCGGCAGGCCTACGCGGACGTTTTGCGCGAGCTGGCGCAGCAGTGTTTCACCGCGCACGATTTCGTCGCCGACCAGTCAAACCGAGTCGCCGCGCTGATCCGCGAGCGCTTTGGCGATCCGCCCGAGTTCCCGTGGCAGAGCGATTCGTCCGCCGTGTTCCGCGAGCCGCGCACGCGCAAATGGTACGGCGTGATCATGCGCATCGGCCGCGACAAGCTCGAACCCGGGAAAGACGGCGAAGTCGACGTGCTCAACGTCAAGGCCGACGCCGCGGACGTGCCCGCGCTCCTGAAAGAACGGGGCGTTTTCCGCTGCTACCACATGAACAAAAAATACTGGGTCACCGTCGCGCTCGACGATTCGCTCGGCGACGGGCGCGTCATGGAACTGATCGAGGCCAGCCACGCTTTCGCGGCCCGCGGTTCGGGCAAAAGTTCCGCCGCGCTCAGCGACGGGGCCTGGCTCGTGCCCGCCAACTACAGATATTACGACGTGGAAAAGGGCTTCGCCGAAAATCCCGTGCACACGTGGAAGCAGACCGCCCGCGTGCGCCCGGGCGACCTCGTCTACCTGTACATCGGTTCTCCCGTGTCGGCCATCTACTGCAAGTGCCGCGCCCTCGAGACCGACATCCCTTACGACTACGACGACGGTGCCGTGCGCATGAGCAGGGTCATGCGCCTGGCCATGCTGCGCCGCTACGGCCGCGAACTGCTGCCGATGGCGCTGATGAAAAAATTCGGCGTCCGCGCCGTGCGCAGCGCCCGCCGCATGCCCGAAGCGCTGCGGCGCGAGATCGACCGCCTCGAAGCGGAGGATCCTGAAGCGCCGTCCGCCGCGGGGAAAAAGCCGAAACGGCCGCCGAAGACGCGCCGAGCCAAATGA
- a CDS encoding HAD family hydrolase → MTIRAVLFDFDMTLIDTSGALLANVNKIADHFGRPRCTRERLLEVIGYNSRDFWRVLLGDERPEYGEYYVEECAPYEAAMMTPAAGAVECVAELRALGVKVGCASNRIAPLRVIRVKHLEHLMDCVVGADAVARPKPAPDVLLRGAELLGCAPAEALYVGDTPIDVEAARRAGMRSVAVLASNSAETLNRAGAWRIVADLRGFVPLLKGEGLL, encoded by the coding sequence ATGACCATCAGAGCGGTGCTCTTCGATTTCGACATGACCCTGATCGACACCAGCGGCGCGCTGCTGGCGAACGTCAACAAGATCGCCGATCATTTCGGCCGTCCCCGCTGCACGCGCGAGCGTCTGCTGGAGGTGATCGGCTACAATTCGCGCGATTTCTGGCGGGTGCTGCTCGGCGACGAGCGCCCCGAATACGGCGAATATTACGTCGAAGAATGCGCGCCTTACGAAGCGGCGATGATGACGCCCGCGGCGGGCGCCGTCGAATGCGTCGCGGAACTGCGCGCATTGGGCGTCAAAGTGGGCTGCGCTTCCAACCGCATCGCGCCGCTCCGCGTCATCCGCGTCAAGCATCTCGAACACCTGATGGACTGCGTGGTCGGCGCCGACGCGGTGGCGCGCCCCAAACCCGCGCCCGACGTGCTGCTCAGGGGAGCCGAGTTGCTGGGCTGCGCCCCCGCAGAGGCCCTTTACGTGGGCGACACGCCCATCGACGTGGAGGCCGCCCGTCGCGCCGGCATGCGCAGCGTCGCCGTGCTCGCCAGCAATTCCGCCGAGACGCTGAACCGGGCCGGAGCTTGGCGGATCGTCGCCGATCTTCGCGGATTCGTCCCGCTGCTCAAAGGCGAAGGACTGCTTTAA
- a CDS encoding sulfite exporter TauE/SafE family protein, producing the protein MDGAHLLAAAGIVFFGGAVQGVAGFGMGMISVPVLLRFLPPAAVTPLSLIAATFMNSFFLWNLRRSIRLQLILPILAGAALGVMPGIWALKTVPEGPFKTTAGLFIALAGALLWLGWKCPVEKRPLQLGVGFACGVLNGALAVSGPPIAIFLTAGSVRKDVFRASISAFFLMLNLFTLIGLAQQRLLAPSLLEEALLLVPAVLAGALTGLKLAQRVSEKLFRVFVMTMIVVSGLSLLL; encoded by the coding sequence ATGGATGGGGCGCATCTTCTCGCGGCAGCGGGCATCGTCTTTTTCGGCGGCGCCGTGCAGGGCGTGGCCGGATTCGGCATGGGCATGATCAGCGTGCCGGTACTGCTGCGCTTTCTGCCGCCGGCAGCGGTGACGCCGCTGTCGCTGATCGCGGCGACGTTCATGAACTCTTTTTTCCTCTGGAACCTGCGGCGCAGCATCCGCCTGCAGCTGATCCTGCCGATCCTGGCGGGCGCGGCGCTGGGCGTGATGCCGGGAATCTGGGCGCTGAAAACGGTACCGGAAGGGCCGTTCAAGACGACGGCGGGGCTTTTCATCGCGCTGGCGGGCGCGTTGCTGTGGCTGGGCTGGAAATGTCCCGTGGAAAAACGGCCGCTGCAGCTGGGCGTCGGCTTTGCCTGCGGCGTGCTGAACGGCGCTCTGGCGGTCTCGGGGCCGCCGATCGCGATCTTCCTCACTGCCGGCAGCGTCAGGAAAGACGTGTTCCGCGCCTCGATCTCGGCGTTCTTCCTGATGTTGAATCTGTTCACGCTGATCGGGCTGGCGCAACAGCGGCTGCTCGCCCCCTCGCTGCTGGAAGAGGCGCTGCTGCTCGTGCCGGCCGTGCTGGCCGGCGCGTTGACCGGGCTGAAACTGGCACAGCGCGTGTCGGAAAAGCTCTTTCGCGTTTTCGTGATGACGATGATCGTCGTCTCGGGCCTGTCGCTGCTGCTGTGA
- the tal gene encoding transaldolase, translated as MNDILHQTYALGQSVWYDSISRGAIRGGELKKLLEAGVRGVTTNPAIFQKALAGSADYDADVKALIAAGKSDAEIYDALTLSEVREACALFRPLWDESRGGDGFVSLEVNPLIADDRDTTVSEALRLWKALDRPNAMIKIPATPAGAAALEDVIAAGANVNATLIFSLEQYTAVAEAYIRALERRAAQGLPLGQASVASVFVSRIDTALDPVLAEKAPELAGRIAVANARAVYAKFAELFSSPRWQALAAQGARVQRPLWASTGVKNKVYSPTLYADSLIGRDTVNTLPPAALEAFMKQGTPGATVRTPGFADELAALPALGVDLAAVTEKLLADGLASFAQSFRDMMGIIAAKRAALA; from the coding sequence ATGAACGATATACTGCACCAAACGTACGCGCTCGGACAGAGCGTCTGGTACGATTCCATCAGCCGCGGGGCGATCCGCGGCGGCGAGCTGAAGAAGCTGTTGGAAGCCGGCGTGCGCGGCGTCACCACCAATCCCGCCATCTTCCAGAAGGCGCTGGCCGGTTCCGCCGATTACGACGCCGACGTCAAAGCGCTGATCGCCGCCGGCAAAAGCGACGCGGAGATCTACGACGCGCTGACGCTGAGCGAGGTGCGCGAAGCCTGCGCGCTCTTCCGCCCGCTGTGGGACGAATCGCGCGGCGGCGACGGCTTCGTCAGCCTCGAGGTCAACCCGCTCATCGCCGACGACCGCGACACCACGGTGTCCGAAGCGCTGCGCCTGTGGAAGGCTCTGGACCGCCCCAACGCCATGATCAAGATCCCTGCCACGCCCGCGGGCGCCGCCGCGTTGGAAGACGTGATCGCCGCGGGGGCGAACGTCAACGCCACGCTGATCTTCTCGCTGGAACAGTACACAGCCGTCGCCGAAGCGTATATCCGCGCGCTGGAGCGCCGCGCCGCTCAAGGGCTGCCGCTGGGGCAAGCTTCGGTCGCCTCGGTCTTCGTCAGCCGCATCGACACGGCGCTCGATCCCGTGCTGGCGGAAAAAGCTCCGGAACTGGCCGGGCGCATCGCCGTGGCCAACGCCCGCGCCGTTTACGCCAAGTTCGCGGAACTGTTCTCGTCGCCGCGCTGGCAGGCGCTGGCCGCCCAGGGCGCGCGCGTGCAGCGCCCGCTCTGGGCCAGCACGGGCGTGAAGAACAAAGTCTATTCGCCCACGCTCTACGCCGATTCCCTGATCGGCAGGGACACGGTGAACACGCTGCCGCCGGCGGCCCTCGAAGCGTTCATGAAGCAGGGGACGCCCGGTGCCACCGTGCGCACTCCCGGCTTTGCCGACGAGCTGGCGGCGCTGCCGGCGCTCGGCGTCGATCTGGCCGCCGTCACTGAAAAGCTGCTGGCCGACGGGCTGGCTTCGTTCGCTCAGTCCTTCCGCGACATGATGGGCATCATCGCCGCCAAGCGCGCGGCGCTGGCCTAA